Proteins encoded by one window of Chryseobacterium aquaeductus:
- the nadC gene encoding carboxylating nicotinate-nucleotide diphosphorylase, protein MKRPNYATDKVLKKFIKNALEEDIQDGDHSTLSTIPKDLEQSAKLLVKENCILAGVELAEIIFKTFDDNLKIEKFIKDGETATVGDVAFIVTGSARSILSTERLVLNCMQRMSGIATLTQDWDSRLIGTKTKLLDTRKTTPNFRVCEKWAVAIGGGTNHRYGLYDMIMLKDNHIDYNGSITKAVKMAKDYVKKSKKKLKIEVETRNLEEVQEAITAKVDRIMLDNMDVFTMKKAVKLINGSCESEASGGITRDQLKDIATTGVTYISAGALTHSAKNIDLSLKAVM, encoded by the coding sequence ATGAAAAGACCCAACTACGCAACAGATAAAGTTCTAAAAAAATTTATTAAAAATGCTTTAGAAGAAGACATTCAGGATGGTGATCATTCTACGCTATCAACCATACCGAAAGACCTAGAGCAAAGCGCAAAACTTTTGGTAAAAGAAAACTGCATTTTGGCTGGTGTAGAATTAGCTGAGATTATTTTTAAAACTTTTGATGATAATTTAAAGATAGAAAAATTCATTAAAGATGGTGAAACGGCAACTGTAGGTGATGTAGCTTTTATCGTAACCGGAAGTGCAAGATCTATTTTATCTACAGAAAGATTGGTTTTAAACTGCATGCAACGCATGAGCGGCATTGCAACACTGACACAGGATTGGGATTCCCGATTGATTGGTACGAAAACTAAGCTTTTGGATACTAGAAAAACCACTCCAAATTTCAGAGTTTGTGAAAAATGGGCAGTTGCTATTGGTGGCGGAACCAATCACAGATACGGTTTGTATGACATGATCATGTTGAAAGACAATCATATCGACTATAACGGAAGCATTACAAAAGCCGTTAAAATGGCGAAGGACTACGTAAAAAAGTCAAAGAAAAAACTTAAAATAGAAGTTGAAACCCGAAATCTTGAGGAAGTACAAGAAGCGATCACTGCAAAAGTAGACCGTATCATGCTTGATAATATGGACGTGTTCACCATGAAAAAGGCTGTAAAACTAATTAACGGTTCTTGCGAAAGTGAAGCTTCAGGTGGAATTACAAGAGATCAATTGAAAGATATCGCAACCACAGGCGTTACTTATATTTCTGCAGGTGCGTTGACACATTCCGCTAAAAACATTGATTTAAGTTTAAAAGCTGTTATGTAA
- the rnhA gene encoding ribonuclease HI, whose amino-acid sequence MKIEIYTDGACSGNPGKGGYGILMKVPEKNYQKTFSKGFRKTTNNRMELLAVITALEKLKSTENDIHVYTDSKYVSDAINQNWLAGWIKRGWKNVKNPDLWKRFSVLFNLHQPKMHWVKGHAGHFENELCDKLAVAAANSANLEIDTYFENIDNNSLF is encoded by the coding sequence TTGAAAATCGAAATCTACACAGACGGCGCATGCAGCGGAAATCCCGGAAAAGGAGGATATGGAATCCTTATGAAAGTTCCCGAGAAGAATTACCAGAAAACATTCTCAAAAGGTTTCAGAAAAACAACCAATAACAGAATGGAACTTTTGGCTGTTATCACGGCATTAGAAAAGCTTAAATCTACGGAAAACGATATTCATGTGTACACAGACAGTAAATATGTATCTGATGCCATTAACCAAAACTGGCTTGCAGGATGGATCAAAAGAGGTTGGAAAAATGTGAAAAATCCTGATTTATGGAAACGTTTTTCAGTGCTTTTTAATTTGCACCAACCGAAAATGCATTGGGTAAAAGGTCATGCCGGACATTTCGAAAATGAACTTTGCGATAAACTCGCTGTAGCAGCTGCAAACTCTGCAAATCTTGAGATTGACACCTATTTTGAAAACATAGACAATAATTCTTTATTTTAA
- the nadB gene encoding L-aspartate oxidase, with amino-acid sequence MIKADVLVIGSGISGLSYAIKISEQLPDAKIIIVTKSDEDESNTKYAQGGLAVVTDSKNDNFEKHIEDTMRAGDGENKRNVVEMVVREAPARFNEIVEWGANFDMKNGEFALGREGGHTENRIVHHKDITGFEIERALLATAKNSPNIEILDHHYVIDIITQHHVPGKELMEGEINCYGAYILDEKSKSIKKITSKITLAATGGAGHVYKNTTNPTIATGDGIAFVARAKGKVTNMQYYQFHPTALYSKLDGMLFLISEAVRGDGAKLRTKKGEKFMQKYDEREELASRDIVARAIDAEMKVTGDEFVGLDCREMNHEKFLEHFPNIYKKCKDEGIDPFNQLIPVVPACHYLMGGIEVDKDGQSSLNNLFAVGECTNSGLHGANRLASNSLLEGLVFGHNAAMKTMELLKENKFNFDDLKAVPEWNEEGMKIIDEMVIVSYLRKQLQEMMSDLVGIVRSNKRLKMALQKHQEIAAAVDEIYHYSILSPQLSELRNLTTVAHLIITQSMEMTKNKGAFYNKDLVQA; translated from the coding sequence ATGATAAAAGCGGATGTCTTAGTTATTGGTTCGGGTATTTCCGGACTTTCTTATGCCATAAAAATTTCTGAACAGCTTCCCGATGCCAAAATAATCATCGTAACAAAATCTGACGAAGACGAAAGCAATACCAAGTACGCTCAAGGCGGCTTGGCGGTAGTAACGGATTCTAAAAATGACAATTTCGAAAAACACATCGAAGATACGATGCGTGCCGGAGATGGCGAAAACAAACGCAATGTTGTAGAAATGGTTGTGAGAGAAGCCCCGGCAAGATTCAACGAAATTGTAGAATGGGGAGCAAATTTTGATATGAAGAATGGCGAATTCGCATTAGGAAGAGAAGGTGGGCATACCGAAAACAGAATTGTACATCACAAAGACATCACAGGTTTTGAGATTGAAAGAGCTTTACTGGCAACCGCAAAAAACAGTCCGAATATCGAAATACTTGATCACCATTACGTTATCGACATCATTACTCAACATCATGTTCCCGGAAAGGAATTGATGGAAGGTGAAATCAATTGCTATGGTGCATACATTTTAGACGAAAAATCTAAATCTATAAAAAAAATCACCTCAAAAATCACTTTGGCTGCTACTGGAGGAGCCGGTCACGTTTATAAAAACACCACAAACCCAACCATTGCGACAGGAGACGGAATTGCTTTCGTTGCTAGAGCAAAAGGCAAAGTAACCAATATGCAGTATTATCAGTTTCACCCAACTGCATTGTACAGTAAGCTAGATGGAATGCTGTTTTTAATTTCTGAAGCGGTGCGTGGAGATGGCGCAAAGCTGAGAACTAAAAAAGGAGAAAAATTCATGCAGAAATATGACGAGCGTGAAGAGTTGGCATCCAGAGACATTGTTGCTAGAGCAATTGATGCAGAGATGAAAGTGACCGGAGACGAATTCGTAGGGTTAGACTGCAGAGAAATGAATCATGAGAAGTTTCTGGAACATTTTCCTAATATTTACAAAAAATGCAAGGACGAAGGAATTGATCCTTTTAACCAATTAATTCCGGTGGTTCCCGCTTGTCATTATCTGATGGGCGGAATTGAAGTTGATAAAGACGGGCAGTCTTCGCTTAATAATTTGTTTGCTGTCGGCGAATGTACCAACTCGGGCTTACATGGAGCTAACAGATTGGCATCCAATTCTTTATTGGAAGGATTAGTTTTCGGACACAACGCTGCCATGAAAACAATGGAATTACTAAAAGAAAATAAATTTAATTTTGATGACTTAAAAGCTGTCCCTGAATGGAACGAAGAAGGCATGAAAATTATTGACGAAATGGTGATTGTTTCTTACTTAAGAAAACAACTTCAGGAGATGATGAGCGATCTCGTAGGAATTGTACGAAGCAACAAACGCTTAAAAATGGCATTGCAAAAGCATCAGGAAATTGCTGCAGCCGTTGACGAAATTTACCACTACTCTATTTTGTCTCCGCAACTTTCAGAATTAAGAAATCTTACGACCGTTGCACACCTTATCATTACCCAATCTATGGAAATGACAAAAAATAAAGGGGCATTTTACAATAAAGATTTAGTTCAAGCATAA
- a CDS encoding TonB-dependent receptor → MKLINKSMLTVIISLSTASVYYAQQTQDTVDTRSRDIEQVVITGIADVAKDRKTPVAVSTIKAAQIVERLGNQEFPEILNTTPSVYTTKGGGGFGDSRINLRGFANENIAVMVNGMPVNDMENGQVYWSNWAGISDVTSAMQTQRGLGSSKLAIASVGGTINIFTRAADKKREGTVSLGLGNDGYHKTLFAYNTGKSEKGWSTSFLMSRTAGAMYFDGSDFEAYNYYLAVGYKPNEKHDFQFTFTGAPQWHNQNFTNTIETYLDMGDGKLDKVKAGDPNRKYNSNWGTLNGEQFTTNRNFYSKPIMSFNWDWKISEKSKLSTVGYGSFGRGGGTGFLGRINGKQIFDASFKDANGQIRWDDIVAWNQGVNVGGGFGAVNPTPGQAFRTIGTTYNDNTGRGIVRRSHINSHNWYGLLSNFNHKLSDELNFSVGIDARYYYGYHPGVITDFLGNRSYVETGDFNTRPAGTIITGSQAPTPSANPFAAAIKDDSQIASRNYDGEVLWYGGFGQLEYSKNDFTAFVQGAISNQGFQRIDNWIIDGVTVQSGQTVNRKTGFKNIAGYNLKAGANYNLDMNHNVFGNIGYISRQPFFNGVYPNNRQVVNPNLTNEKIFSAELGYGYRSSNLRANVNLFRTTWKDRFQRRTGLTIPQASGPAITQAYAEVNGITQVHYGAEFDATYSIGKYVDLEAMFSWGDYRYQGDAEGTVYDDNNNPVILTSGTNVTKLNLDNVKVGDAAQITAALGATFKPVKGLRINANWRWVDQLYARFDVTAFDSSIQTATYTPPALEKGALRLPSYNLFDVGASYKFELGGRQSLTLGANVYNLFDTTYISEATTNNHTDLKASNFTGTPAQQATALANYNAQGTWKGIHQSNQVYFGFGRTWAANITFHF, encoded by the coding sequence ATGAAATTAATCAACAAATCGATGCTAACTGTGATCATCTCACTTTCTACAGCTAGCGTTTATTATGCACAGCAAACTCAAGACACTGTTGACACAAGATCAAGAGATATTGAGCAAGTTGTAATCACAGGTATTGCAGATGTTGCTAAAGACAGAAAAACACCAGTTGCTGTTTCTACTATTAAAGCAGCACAAATTGTTGAAAGATTGGGTAACCAAGAGTTTCCTGAAATTTTAAATACTACACCTTCTGTGTATACCACAAAAGGAGGTGGTGGTTTTGGAGACTCGAGAATTAACCTACGTGGTTTCGCAAACGAAAACATTGCCGTAATGGTAAATGGTATGCCTGTAAACGATATGGAAAACGGACAGGTTTACTGGAGTAACTGGGCAGGTATCTCCGATGTTACTTCTGCAATGCAAACCCAAAGAGGTCTAGGTTCTTCTAAGTTAGCTATTGCTTCTGTTGGAGGTACTATCAACATTTTTACAAGAGCTGCAGATAAAAAAAGAGAAGGTACTGTATCATTAGGTTTGGGTAATGATGGTTATCACAAAACCTTATTTGCTTACAATACTGGTAAATCTGAAAAAGGATGGTCGACTTCATTCTTAATGAGCAGAACTGCCGGAGCAATGTACTTTGACGGCTCAGATTTTGAAGCATATAACTATTATCTTGCAGTTGGTTACAAACCAAACGAAAAGCATGATTTCCAATTTACTTTCACAGGTGCTCCTCAATGGCACAACCAAAACTTTACCAATACTATTGAAACTTATTTAGATATGGGAGATGGTAAATTGGATAAAGTAAAAGCTGGGGATCCAAATAGAAAATATAACTCGAATTGGGGAACATTAAACGGTGAGCAGTTTACAACAAACAGAAACTTTTATTCTAAACCAATCATGTCTTTCAACTGGGATTGGAAAATCTCTGAAAAATCAAAACTATCAACTGTTGGATATGGTTCATTTGGTAGAGGTGGTGGTACCGGTTTCTTAGGAAGAATCAACGGAAAACAAATATTCGATGCTTCTTTCAAAGATGCTAACGGACAAATCCGTTGGGATGATATCGTTGCATGGAACCAAGGTGTAAATGTAGGTGGAGGATTTGGTGCAGTAAATCCAACTCCGGGACAGGCCTTCAGAACTATCGGAACAACTTATAATGATAATACAGGACGTGGAATTGTAAGAAGATCACACATCAACTCTCACAACTGGTATGGTTTATTATCAAACTTCAACCATAAGCTAAGTGATGAACTGAACTTCTCTGTTGGAATTGACGCAAGATACTACTACGGTTATCACCCTGGAGTTATTACAGATTTCTTAGGAAACAGAAGCTATGTAGAAACAGGAGATTTCAATACAAGACCAGCGGGAACGATAATTACAGGATCTCAAGCACCAACACCTTCTGCAAATCCTTTCGCTGCTGCAATTAAAGATGATTCTCAGATTGCAAGTAGAAATTATGATGGTGAAGTACTTTGGTATGGAGGTTTTGGTCAGTTAGAATATTCTAAGAATGATTTCACTGCTTTTGTACAAGGTGCAATATCTAATCAAGGTTTCCAAAGAATTGACAATTGGATTATAGATGGTGTAACGGTACAAAGCGGACAAACAGTTAACAGAAAAACAGGCTTTAAAAATATTGCAGGTTACAATTTGAAAGCTGGAGCTAACTACAACCTTGATATGAATCATAATGTGTTTGGTAACATTGGTTATATTTCTAGACAGCCTTTCTTCAACGGTGTATATCCGAATAACAGACAAGTAGTGAACCCAAACCTAACTAATGAGAAAATCTTTTCTGCTGAATTAGGTTACGGATACAGAAGTTCTAACCTTAGAGCTAACGTAAACCTATTCAGAACCACTTGGAAAGATCGTTTCCAAAGGAGAACAGGTCTTACAATACCTCAAGCTTCAGGACCAGCTATTACACAAGCTTACGCAGAGGTTAATGGCATTACACAGGTACACTATGGAGCAGAGTTTGACGCTACTTACTCTATTGGTAAATACGTAGATCTTGAAGCAATGTTCTCTTGGGGAGATTACAGATATCAAGGTGATGCAGAAGGAACTGTTTACGATGACAACAATAACCCTGTAATTTTGACAAGCGGAACTAACGTTACAAAATTAAATCTAGATAATGTAAAAGTAGGTGATGCTGCACAGATAACAGCTGCATTGGGGGCAACTTTCAAACCTGTAAAAGGATTGAGAATTAACGCAAACTGGAGATGGGTTGATCAACTTTATGCACGTTTTGATGTAACTGCTTTTGATTCGTCAATACAAACTGCAACTTATACTCCACCAGCTTTAGAAAAAGGCGCATTACGCTTACCTAGTTACAATTTGTTCGATGTAGGTGCTTCTTACAAATTTGAACTTGGAGGAAGACAAAGTTTAACTTTAGGAGCAAATGTGTACAATTTGTTTGATACTACTTACATCTCTGAAGCTACTACAAACAACCATACAGATCTTAAAGCAAGTAATTTTACAGGTACACCTGCACAACAAGCGACTGCACTTGCAAACTACAATGCGCAAGGTACATGGAAAGGCATTCACCAGTCAAACCAAGTTTATTTCGGTTTCGGAAGAACATGGGCGGCGAATATTACATTCCACTTCTAA
- the dnaB gene encoding replicative DNA helicase, with product MAQKETLSSLTQGNFARELSIADGKMPPNAIDFERLVVGTFLIDKKGLDHSIDLLTPEVFYDPRHAVIFEVILKLYEGNHPVDLMTVIQELKKTDRLASAGGDHYIIELTMGVSSSAHIEYHVRVILEKYILRSLINVSANVIDTSYKESTDVFELLDKAEQSFFEITNGTIKKGFDTANSLVKQAIDTIKSLKDKEGISGVPSGFAGVDKETGGWQNSDLIIIAARPAMGKTAFLLSMARNIAVGHKIPMALFSLEMASVQLITRMIASETKISSEKLRKGQMSDEEWERLFSNVSELENAPLYIDETPSLSIFDFRAKCRRLVMQHGVRIIMVDYLQLMTASSGGKGVGNREQEIAMISRSLKAIAKELNVPVIALSQLSRTVETRPGKRPQLSDLRESGAIEQDADIVSFIFRPEYYKIAVWDNDEEGQESSTENQAELIIAKHRNGATADVRLSFMKHFAKFGDLGETDYGTMGHQQPNSSDNQSGFEKIKTTILPGAAFDLPDNSKVSGSSMNDLDDEDDFPF from the coding sequence ATGGCGCAGAAAGAAACATTATCTTCTCTTACACAAGGAAACTTTGCTAGAGAATTGTCGATTGCAGATGGTAAAATGCCTCCCAATGCTATAGATTTTGAACGGTTGGTAGTGGGTACTTTTTTAATTGATAAAAAAGGACTTGATCATTCTATTGACCTTTTGACACCTGAAGTTTTCTACGACCCAAGACACGCAGTAATTTTTGAAGTGATCTTAAAATTATACGAAGGAAACCATCCTGTCGATTTGATGACCGTTATTCAGGAATTAAAAAAAACCGACAGACTTGCTTCCGCGGGTGGAGATCATTATATTATAGAACTCACGATGGGTGTGAGTTCCTCTGCCCACATAGAATATCACGTACGCGTCATTCTGGAAAAATACATTCTGCGAAGCTTAATTAATGTTTCTGCCAACGTGATCGACACTTCTTACAAAGAATCTACGGATGTGTTTGAACTTTTGGATAAAGCCGAACAATCATTTTTTGAAATCACAAACGGAACCATCAAAAAAGGATTTGACACCGCAAACTCATTGGTAAAACAAGCGATCGATACCATAAAATCTTTAAAGGACAAAGAAGGAATTTCGGGAGTTCCGTCAGGATTTGCAGGAGTTGATAAAGAAACCGGTGGATGGCAAAATTCAGATTTAATAATTATTGCGGCTCGTCCGGCAATGGGAAAAACTGCATTTCTACTTTCTATGGCAAGAAACATAGCTGTAGGGCACAAAATCCCCATGGCACTCTTTTCTCTGGAGATGGCGTCGGTACAGTTGATCACCAGAATGATTGCTTCTGAAACCAAAATTTCTTCAGAAAAATTAAGAAAAGGACAAATGAGCGACGAAGAATGGGAAAGATTATTTTCCAATGTTTCTGAGCTTGAGAATGCTCCTTTGTATATTGATGAAACCCCTTCCCTATCTATATTTGATTTTCGTGCAAAATGCAGAAGACTGGTCATGCAGCATGGTGTAAGAATTATCATGGTAGATTATCTTCAGCTGATGACGGCAAGCAGCGGAGGAAAAGGTGTAGGAAATCGTGAACAGGAAATTGCAATGATCTCTCGTTCGTTAAAAGCGATTGCCAAAGAACTCAACGTTCCTGTGATCGCACTTTCGCAGCTATCAAGAACGGTGGAAACTCGTCCCGGAAAAAGACCTCAACTTTCAGATTTGAGAGAATCCGGAGCGATTGAACAGGATGCAGATATTGTATCATTTATCTTCCGACCAGAATATTATAAGATTGCCGTTTGGGATAATGATGAAGAAGGTCAAGAATCTTCTACAGAAAACCAGGCCGAACTGATTATCGCAAAACACAGAAACGGTGCAACTGCAGATGTAAGGCTTTCTTTTATGAAACATTTTGCGAAATTCGGCGATTTGGGAGAAACAGATTACGGCACAATGGGACACCAACAACCAAATTCATCAGACAATCAAAGTGGTTTTGAAAAAATAAAAACAACCATCCTGCCAGGAGCAGCATTTGATTTACCGGACAATTCTAAAGTTTCCGGTTCGTCAATGAATGATCTGGATGATGAAGATGATTTTCCTTTTTAA
- a CDS encoding T9SS type B sorting domain-containing protein: MNKKLLVYFILFLFCFSGKLTSQTYQLIGNPVNTTGWDVVPSASVNTDFIQLTANLTSQVGGIKLNNPINLKFCDKWRVEFDFRIDGIGTPAYGNGDGLAFWYLANPPATYTQGGGLGIPANATGLMVGFDTFNNTTEAQMSKVHVLYGTNNTAGSNIEFNNTVGSTFHTPDLIATQPFVGVNYKHVEVTGEVDPANLNNWIIQIKIDNVVVVNQSFAPSGTAMGMTQGYFGFSASTGAASARHSVKNVKVYTDKVSLLQTNVTQSFCPNPTSGFGTVNLTTFNSQFVATPANYTFTYYVQGNPTPIANPANFQFNANTIINVFVKDNTGLLCDNPDGKIQLSLAPFTATNRTISECNNNYATTATFNLTTANVSDIPGITKKYFKTLANLNAGTNEITNPTAYISAPGIVYVKVTTPQGCVGTAQITLSFLPLPAVVDATLQSCFIAANTTASLFDLTSANITSDVGITKKFYTSLANALAGTNEIANPVAYISASTEIFVKVTAISNCFVIRKITLKVLPPVRSTVLTDKVICIDDRTTLDAGPGFDGYEWSTGATTSSIQGVPVGMYWVLLQTGNCFTRQIVNVKAATSPVIASVDITNNTITVNAIGGVAPYQYSLNGTAWQESNVFTGLPRGEIKIFVKDSYNCEPVQIQITVPNLLNAITPNGDNVNDMIDYTALAYKKNLVFTVYDRYGNKKYEADKMRNFKWDGTSGGKKMPTGTYWYSITWTENDKNNTQTKYNGWVLVKNRE; this comes from the coding sequence ATGAATAAAAAACTACTGGTTTATTTTATCTTATTCTTATTTTGCTTTTCCGGAAAGCTGACTTCCCAAACTTACCAACTTATTGGAAACCCTGTGAATACAACAGGCTGGGATGTAGTTCCTTCTGCTAGTGTAAATACAGATTTTATACAGCTTACCGCAAACCTTACCTCTCAAGTGGGCGGTATCAAACTCAACAATCCTATAAACCTGAAGTTTTGCGATAAATGGAGGGTAGAATTTGATTTCAGAATCGATGGCATCGGAACTCCTGCTTACGGCAATGGTGACGGTCTTGCATTTTGGTATCTGGCCAATCCTCCGGCGACGTATACTCAAGGCGGCGGCTTGGGAATTCCTGCCAACGCAACAGGTCTTATGGTAGGTTTTGACACCTTCAATAATACGACTGAGGCGCAAATGAGTAAAGTTCACGTCTTATATGGAACCAATAATACGGCAGGTTCAAATATAGAATTTAATAATACGGTAGGCAGCACCTTCCACACGCCAGATCTTATCGCTACACAACCGTTCGTAGGTGTAAATTACAAACATGTTGAAGTAACGGGAGAAGTTGATCCGGCAAACCTGAATAACTGGATTATCCAGATCAAAATTGATAACGTGGTGGTAGTAAATCAATCGTTTGCCCCATCCGGAACAGCAATGGGAATGACTCAGGGTTATTTTGGATTTTCTGCGTCTACAGGTGCGGCAAGCGCAAGACATTCTGTAAAAAATGTGAAAGTATATACCGATAAGGTATCGCTGCTACAAACGAATGTGACTCAATCTTTCTGTCCTAATCCTACAAGCGGATTTGGAACTGTAAATTTAACGACATTCAACTCTCAGTTTGTGGCTACTCCGGCAAATTATACTTTTACGTATTATGTGCAGGGGAATCCTACGCCGATTGCCAATCCTGCCAACTTTCAATTTAATGCCAATACCATCATCAATGTTTTTGTAAAAGACAATACAGGATTGCTTTGTGATAATCCGGATGGTAAAATTCAGCTTTCACTTGCTCCTTTTACAGCGACTAACAGAACCATTTCCGAGTGCAACAACAATTACGCTACCACGGCTACTTTTAATCTTACAACAGCCAACGTAAGTGATATACCGGGAATTACAAAAAAATATTTTAAAACATTAGCCAATCTGAATGCAGGCACTAATGAAATTACAAATCCGACAGCATATATTTCTGCACCCGGAATTGTTTATGTAAAAGTGACCACACCACAAGGATGTGTGGGAACAGCTCAGATTACACTAAGCTTCCTTCCACTTCCCGCAGTTGTAGACGCTACATTACAGTCTTGTTTTATCGCAGCAAATACCACAGCAAGTTTGTTTGATTTAACCTCAGCCAACATTACTTCAGATGTAGGAATTACCAAAAAATTCTACACTTCGCTGGCAAATGCGCTTGCGGGAACCAATGAAATAGCAAACCCTGTTGCGTACATTTCTGCAAGTACAGAAATATTTGTAAAAGTGACGGCAATCAGCAATTGTTTTGTTATCAGAAAAATAACACTGAAAGTTCTTCCGCCTGTAAGATCAACAGTTTTAACAGATAAGGTCATCTGTATTGACGACAGAACAACGTTGGATGCAGGACCTGGATTTGACGGTTATGAATGGAGCACAGGAGCCACAACCTCTTCTATACAAGGAGTTCCGGTAGGTATGTATTGGGTGTTGCTGCAAACCGGAAACTGCTTTACCAGACAGATTGTCAATGTAAAAGCAGCCACAAGCCCTGTGATTGCAAGTGTAGATATTACCAATAATACAATTACCGTAAACGCTATCGGCGGAGTTGCACCCTATCAATATTCTCTGAACGGAACAGCTTGGCAAGAATCAAACGTTTTCACAGGATTACCGAGAGGAGAAATTAAAATTTTCGTAAAAGATTCTTATAATTGCGAACCTGTACAAATACAGATAACAGTACCAAATCTTCTTAATGCCATAACTCCAAATGGCGACAATGTAAATGATATGATCGATTACACCGCTTTAGCTTACAAGAAAAACTTAGTCTTTACCGTGTACGATCGATATGGGAACAAAAAGTATGAAGCAGACAAAATGAGAAATTTCAAGTGGGACGGAACTTCCGGTGGAAAGAAAATGCCAACAGGCACTTACTGGTACAGTATAACCTGGACCGAAAATGATAAAAACAATACCCAAACAAAATACAACGGTTGGGTACTTGTAAAAAACAGAGAATAA
- a CDS encoding NAD(P)H-dependent oxidoreductase, giving the protein MNYLEALSRRYSVKKFNPEMIIPQETLLNILESGKLAASSQGLQPYKIFVVESSEMKEKLIPAFYNPSQISTCSHLVVLVSKKSMDETYLDGYFNHISEVREHPLENLNLFRKSITNHFSRQEHDDVLNWAEKQSYIVLANLMYAAAIENIDTCPMEGFRQDTIEEILEIDPEKERVTVTLALGYRSEEDEFQHMKKVRKPNEKLFKFI; this is encoded by the coding sequence ATGAATTATTTGGAAGCTTTAAGCAGAAGATATTCTGTGAAAAAATTTAATCCCGAAATGATCATTCCGCAGGAGACACTTCTCAATATTCTTGAGTCAGGAAAGCTTGCGGCAAGTTCTCAAGGACTTCAGCCCTATAAAATATTCGTAGTTGAAAGCAGTGAAATGAAAGAGAAACTCATCCCGGCTTTCTACAATCCTTCACAAATTTCTACCTGCTCTCATCTCGTTGTGCTTGTTTCAAAAAAAAGCATGGATGAAACTTATCTGGATGGATATTTCAACCATATTTCTGAAGTCCGCGAGCATCCTTTAGAAAATCTGAATCTTTTCAGAAAAAGCATTACAAATCATTTTAGCAGACAAGAACACGATGATGTTCTTAACTGGGCAGAAAAGCAATCCTACATTGTTTTGGCAAATTTGATGTATGCTGCGGCAATAGAAAATATCGACACCTGTCCGATGGAAGGCTTCAGACAAGATACAATAGAAGAAATTCTTGAAATTGATCCCGAAAAAGAAAGAGTAACGGTAACGCTGGCATTAGGCTATCGTTCTGAGGAAGATGAGTTTCAGCACATGAAAAAAGTAAGGAAACCAAACGAAAAATTGTTTAAATTTATTTAA